A window of Trichomycterus rosablanca isolate fTriRos1 chromosome 5, fTriRos1.hap1, whole genome shotgun sequence contains these coding sequences:
- the mlip gene encoding muscular LMNA-interacting protein, with translation MALEQPRGALGKVTVVVATKLKSFSILPVLKKIPTESRALSAWEKKSSRLNQALGDPEASEGKMTKEGVYKAEIVHVKESADMVPQERSKHSETKEKSTDKPALTPSSSPVVLPAELGCASQKLSLVTMDTAYNKHSGISQLDRHIFQGAEVSSEMFLNSKSHNEEEVLSPASSVDVLTTASSRESALSEGWDKERSWSALPMFSPCTSPVTFSHTVSPCSSVRSGAFTPSVMRIKSHSLAPGSSLVQMPPTSCQTLGCSSRAASPCPLSGRGRHRLPPTHLSLLTAILRKGRLPILSPALQRPYSPCWPVSPINMSSCSGCSAASALAPMVRLQGDSSIYPSHNTKPLKLLSEKLKMSPEKKKGISATPPVESSDAFDSFSFAVRSRTISSPDDGICLNMPSASTSEPPLAHFSTQTYKDSYVPKVPSFSLFKSSSIPTSFPPKSTHSLLCTSESKTPPGNLSEHSAKPYSEYSKELYCTLDSSGQEYRQKSGNAFSILEAEEPCRTPSPLKLVQKPYYLSSTADPKSAHQPQASAIIQHADEKPSSNLQYALKITSEQERVLSTSPGFRHSPFPRVAGPIHLAYTPPISPTWTSPRPGSCSSTTDRYTLPASSATPDRFLSPSPTYSFCSSPASSPRDDTPDSTDKSRKPHKIKSSYKAFAAIPTNKLLLEQQVIDDTVEKNEALLDPSDNFAWEDPHLQMSSPAELRQQSAELYEVIDEVLQDVKQTFKTSHAKKPTVKSSASETLKKTIPVLSPSTLGRETKYAHPQTPTPTERTQTRPGVIRRVEVKLSPDDGKARQLFTVQSERHQDHF, from the exons GTCACTGTTGTTGTTGCAACCAAGCTCAAGTCCTTCTCCATACTACCTGTACTGAAGAAAATACCCACAGAGAGCAGAGCTCTATCAGCATGGGAAAAGAAGTCAAGTAGACTGAATCAG GCTTTAGGAGACCCAGAGGCATCTGAGgggaaaatgacaaaagaagGTGTTTATAAGGCTGAGATTGTGCATGTTAAGGAGTCTGCTGATATGGTGCCCCAGGAGAGGAGCAAGCACTCAGAAACTAAG GAGAAATCTACTGATAAGCCTGCTCTTACCCCCTCTTCTTCACCAGTTGTGTTGCCGGCTGAGTTAGGTTGCGCAAGTCAAAAGCTCAGCCTTGTCACTATGGACACAGCTTATAACAAACACTCCGGCATCTCTCAGCTAGACCGTCACATTTTTCAGGGTGCTGAGGTCAGCTCAGAGATGTTTTTAAACAGCAAATCTCATAACGAGGAGGAGGTCCTCAGCCCTGCCAGCTCTGTGGACGTTTTAACTACTGCGTCTTCTAGGGAATCTGCTCTGTCTGAAGGTTGGGATAAGGAAAGGAGCTGGTCAGCTCTCCCAATGTTTTCTCCTTGTACTTCTCCTGTTACATTTAGTCACACTGTCTCACCCTGCTCCTCTGTGAGGTCAGGAGCTTTCACCCCTTCAGTCATGAGGATCAAGAGTCATTCTCTGGCCCCAGGGTCAAGCCTAGTACAGATGCCTCCAACTTCCTGCCAGACACTCGGCTGCAGCAGCCGAGCTGCTTCACCCTGTCCCCTGTCGGGTCGTGGCAGACACAGACTCCCACCGACCCATCTGTCCCTACTAACAGCAATTCTGAGGAAGGGTCGTCTACCAATCCTGTCCCCTGCTTTACAAAGACCCTACTCTCCTTGTTGGCCTGTTAGCCCAATCAACATGTCCTCTTGCTCAGGTTGTTCAGCGGCCTCTGCCCTAGCCCCCATGGTGAGATTACAAGGGGATTCAAGTATATATCCCAGTCATAACACGAAGCCTCTAAAGTTATTATCTGAAAAACTGAAAATGTCACCAGAGAAAAAGAAAGGCATCTCCGCAACACCTCCGGTGGAATCATCAGATGCATTTGACTCTTTCAGTTTTGCAGTCAGAAGTAGGACTATATCTTCACCAGATGATGGAATCTGTTTGAACATGCCAAGTGCCTCAACTTCTGAACCTCCCCTTGCTCATTTCTCCACACAAACCTATAAAGACAGTTATGTACCCAAAGTGCCCAGCTTCTCTCTCTTTAAATCTTCCTCCATACCTACCTCCTTTCCTCCTAAATCAACTCATTCCCTTCTCTGCACCTCTGAGAGTAAAACACCTCCGGGGAACTTATCTGAACATTCAGCAAAACCATACTCAGAATATTCAAAAGAACTGTATTGCACTTTAGATTCCTCAGGCCAGGAATATAGACAAAAATCAGGTAATGCCTTTTCGATTCTGGAGGCAGAAGAACCTTGTAGAACACCATCCCCTTTAAAACTTGTACAAAAGCCATATTACCTGTCATCTACCGCTGATCCCAAATCTGCTCATCAGCCTCAGGCTTCAGCAATCATACAGCATGCAGATGAAAAACCAAGTTCCAACCTGCAATATGCCCTAAAAATCACTTCTGAACAAGAACGAGTTCTTTCAACATCCCCAGGTTTCAGACATTCACCTTTCCCTCGAGTCGCTGGCCCTATACACCTAGCCTACACACCTCCTATTTCACCAACCTGGACCTCACCAAGGCCAGGCTCCTGCTCCTCCACAACTGACCGTTACACATTGCCTGCGTCTTCGGCAACCCCTGACCGTTTCCTTTCGCCTTCACCTACTTACTCGTTTTGTTCCTCACCTGCTTCTTCACCACGGGATGACACTCCAGACAGCACAGACAAAAGCAGAAAG ccaCACAAGATCAAATCCAGCTATAAGGCATTTGCTGCCATTCCCACCAATAAACTTCTTCTGGAACAGCAG GTAATTGATGATACGGTTGAAAAGAATGAGGCTCTTCTAGACCCTAGTGACAACTTTGCATGGGAGGACCCTCATTTACAG ATGAGCAGCCCTGCCGAGCTTCGGCAGCAGTCTGCAGAGCTGTATGAAGTCATAGATGAAGTATTACAAGACGTGAAGCAAACA TTCAAAACAAGCCATGCTAAAAAGCCCACAGTGAAATCTTCTGCATCTGAAACACTAAAG AAAACAATCCCAGTATTATCACCAAGCACTTTGGGACGAGAGACAAAATAT GCTCATCCTCAAACTCCTACACCCACTGAGAGAACACAG ACAAGGCCTGGGGTAATAAGACGAGTCGAGGTGAAGTTATCACCAGATGATGGCAAAGCAAGACAACTTTTTACAGTTCAATCTGAAAGACACCAAGATCATTTCTAA